The following proteins come from a genomic window of Desertibacillus haloalkaliphilus:
- a CDS encoding aspartate aminotransferase family protein has protein sequence MAIKKIDHPMLEFIEKTEGSYAFMEKAKEVMPGGVTANIKSFAPYPLVMKKAKGAYVTDVDGNDYIDYLLSYGALMLGHGHKAIQDAVIKQFQDNGTCLFGTPHELEYKMGKKIKEHYPSIDLLRYTNSGTEATLLALRLAAAYTGKNKIAKFEGHYHGGYDQVLLSVSPSLQEAGDENHPAPVVESSGVDAYHEEHTIILPFNNLDACKTILSKHKDEIGAVMIEPVQGGFIPAEQSFMDGLRKLTEELGIVLIFDEVKTGFRLGLGGAQSIYGITPDLTTLGKVVGGGYPIGIVGGTEEIMMVSSPTSSSDVFDSSQSKTSSAKDVLFHSGTYNGHPTILAAGLATIEVLEKEIDHVFEMTNQLKSRLEELFNSRGIPMKAVGMGSIFSVVLTNKEKILNYRDLQQTDLSTRKEIDLHLLNEGIYTKPLNRYSLSTAHTMKEVEKTVKAYDKVLTKLFGGTRF, from the coding sequence ATGGCGATCAAAAAGATCGATCACCCAATGCTTGAGTTTATTGAAAAGACAGAAGGCTCCTATGCATTTATGGAGAAAGCAAAAGAGGTTATGCCAGGTGGTGTGACGGCCAATATTAAATCATTTGCGCCATATCCGCTTGTGATGAAAAAGGCAAAAGGTGCTTATGTGACTGATGTTGATGGGAACGACTATATTGATTATTTACTATCATATGGTGCATTGATGTTAGGGCATGGTCACAAGGCGATTCAGGATGCCGTGATCAAACAGTTTCAGGACAACGGCACATGTTTATTTGGAACACCACATGAGCTTGAATATAAAATGGGAAAAAAAATAAAAGAACATTATCCAAGTATTGATTTACTTCGCTATACGAATTCAGGTACGGAAGCCACATTACTCGCACTTCGCTTAGCTGCTGCTTATACAGGTAAAAACAAAATTGCTAAGTTTGAAGGCCATTATCATGGCGGCTACGATCAAGTGTTATTAAGTGTTAGTCCATCGCTACAAGAGGCTGGAGACGAAAACCACCCCGCTCCTGTCGTTGAATCTAGTGGGGTAGATGCGTATCACGAAGAGCATACAATTATCTTACCATTTAATAACCTTGACGCTTGTAAAACGATCCTATCGAAGCATAAAGATGAGATTGGGGCTGTCATGATTGAACCTGTTCAAGGTGGCTTTATTCCAGCTGAACAGTCGTTTATGGATGGACTGCGAAAGCTAACAGAGGAGCTAGGAATTGTCCTCATCTTTGATGAAGTAAAAACAGGCTTTCGCTTAGGGCTTGGTGGCGCGCAATCAATATATGGGATTACACCAGACTTGACGACACTAGGGAAGGTTGTTGGCGGTGGATACCCGATTGGAATCGTTGGTGGAACAGAAGAGATCATGATGGTCAGTTCACCGACCTCGTCCTCCGATGTGTTTGATAGCAGTCAGAGCAAAACATCGTCAGCGAAAGATGTCCTCTTCCATAGTGGCACGTATAATGGCCATCCGACTATTTTAGCTGCAGGGCTTGCAACCATTGAAGTCCTTGAAAAGGAAATTGATCACGTATTTGAAATGACAAATCAGTTAAAGTCAAGATTAGAGGAGCTCTTTAACTCAAGAGGAATTCCAATGAAAGCGGTTGGCATGGGATCGATATTTAGTGTAGTATTAACAAATAAAGAGAAAATATTAAACTATCGAGATCTCCAACAAACCGACTTGTCAACAAGAAAGGAAATTGATCTTCATTTATTAAATGAAGGGATATATACAAAACCATTGAATCGATACAGCTTATCTACGGCTCATACAATGAAGGAAGTCGAGAAGACAGTGAAAGCTTATGATAAGGTGTTAACGAAGTTGTTTGGAGGGACTCGGTTTTAA